Genomic DNA from Planctomycetaceae bacterium:
CGACGGCAATTACGAAGGCGTCGACTCCTTCATCGATCATGTCACACAGGCAATCGTCGCCGCCGCGAACGGGTACACCAAACAGTTCTGTGTTCCAGAGACCGGGGTCGCTGTCCAGAACGGCCCAGCACTGAGCCTGGTTGCCGGCCTGAATTGCGTCGATCACCACGCGAGCGTGTCCGCCCGCACCAAAAAGAACGAGTTTTCGCATGGAATTGTCAAACACTATTATCGAGAAGGAGGCTGGGCCTCGGGCTAAGAATGGAATGCAGCGGCCAGGTGGTCATCATGATCCATGTCCGAAGACCGCACTGTCCGGAACTGGTTGTCGTCGCGAATTTCTATCGCTGTGCTTCACTGGGTTCTTTCGGGGATCCTCCATGCTGATTCGTGGTCGCAGGCTTCGTCTTCGAGAGAATGATGCGCGTTACGCGGCGACTCGGCGACGCTGCGATTCGCGCTGCGAATTCAGGTCTGCCGGCAGGTCACGGAACTGCTTCAGCATCAGCCGCTCATTCAGCGGCTCCGCTTTTAATCGACCGACGATCTTCTCAGACGCGGTCCCGTCTCCGTAGATGTTCGGCAGACTCTGGCAGCGCCGGCGAAATTCTGATGTCGTGGCCTGTCGAATCGCGCGGCGAATGGCGTCCGCGTTGCAGTCGACGTCGATGATGTTGGCGGAACGCGGACGCCCCGCCTGACGCAGGCCGATGTTGACCACCGGCAGGCCGAACGACGCCGCTTCGATGATGCCACTGGAAGAATTGCCGACCATCGCCAGAGACTCGTTCATCAGGCTGAAGTACGCCTGCGTCCCCAGATTCTGAAACAGCACGGTTTCCGGACGGCGGCGGCAAAAATCTTCCAGCATCTGCACAATGACGGCATTGCCGGGATCGGCATTTGGCCGTGAAATCACGATCGGGCCGGCAAACACCTCAAGTCCCGCCAGCACTTCGCCAATCTGTTGTTCGGTTTGCTCGAACTGCAGCGTCACCGGATGAAACGTCAGCATCAGTGGCGGTTGCTGCAGCGACAGGCCGACGCGACGCTCCAGTTCGGCTCGATCCAGCAGCGGCATCATTCGCAGGTTATCCAGCGCGGGAGCACCGCTGATTGTGATCCGCCACGGTTCTTCGCCGAGCTGTTCGATGCGACGGGCGTGTTCGCTGGTCGATGGAAAATGCAGATGACTGTACTTGGTGATCGCATGTCGGAAGGCGTCGTCAATGGCACCGTGAGTCACTTCGCCGCCGTGAATATGAGCGATCGGAATCTGAAACGGCACGGCCGCCAGCGCCGCCGCGTGCATTTCGAAGCGATCACCCAGCACCAGCAGGATGTCCGGCCGGCATCGGTGAAACGCCTGGGCAAACCCGATCGTCCCCAGACCCATCGACTTCGCCACCGCGGCGGGAGTATCCGCCAGCAGGAGCATGTCGATGTTGTCGACGATGTCGAAACCGTCAGCCGTGATTTCGTCCAGGGTCGTTCCGTGATCCGCGCACAGGTGCGCTCCCGCGGCGATCACGTTCAGCTGCAGATCAGGGTCCTGCTGAATGTGGTTCAACACCGGACGGTAAATGCCCCAGTCCGATCGAGCTACAGTGACGGCGGCAATAGTTCTCATGCGATGTCCTCCAGCGTCAGCAGATGACCGGCGGGCAGGTCGGCGACAGCGCGGCGATGCAACAGGTGCGGCTTCATCGACGGAGGCAGCCCGGTTCCCGGCCGTTTGCAGGCAATCAGGTCCTCCCGCAGGACTGTTCCGGCGGAAATCGGCGACGTCGTTACCAGGCTTTTTCTCGCTGCGGCAGCCGTGTCACGTTCGCACGGAGCGGGTCGCTTCATTCCCGACCCCAGCGCTGATTCGACGATGCGAACACCTTCGACCAGACGCTGCAGTTCGTCCGGTTCCAGTGACGCTTTGTGGTCGGGGCCGGGAAGGGAACGATCCAGAGTGAAGTGCTTTTCCAGGACGCACGCTCCGCGCCGCGGCCGCGAGTCCGACTTCGATTCCCAGTGTGTGATCTGAATACCCGACCGGTTT
This window encodes:
- the neuC gene encoding UDP-N-acetylglucosamine 2-epimerase, whose translation is MRTIAAVTVARSDWGIYRPVLNHIQQDPDLQLNVIAAGAHLCADHGTTLDEITADGFDIVDNIDMLLLADTPAAVAKSMGLGTIGFAQAFHRCRPDILLVLGDRFEMHAAALAAVPFQIPIAHIHGGEVTHGAIDDAFRHAITKYSHLHFPSTSEHARRIEQLGEEPWRITISGAPALDNLRMMPLLDRAELERRVGLSLQQPPLMLTFHPVTLQFEQTEQQIGEVLAGLEVFAGPIVISRPNADPGNAVIVQMLEDFCRRRPETVLFQNLGTQAYFSLMNESLAMVGNSSSGIIEAASFGLPVVNIGLRQAGRPRSANIIDVDCNADAIRRAIRQATTSEFRRRCQSLPNIYGDGTASEKIVGRLKAEPLNERLMLKQFRDLPADLNSQRESQRRRVAA